A window of Halomonas sp. H10-9-1 contains these coding sequences:
- a CDS encoding 5-formyltetrahydrofolate cyclo-ligase: MPTSAAPLSLESFDGSRRELRRELRRRRRALTPEQRRRASEHLCLRLRRLPEVQRARRVALYLPNDGEIDPTPLIDWFRHRGARVHLPVLKPLSRNRLWFVHYHADTPMVRNRFGIPEPETRHGAHRARRLAAWALDLILLPLVGFDDAGQRMGMGGGFYDRTLAFTRHPGPRPRLVGLAHDCQRVDSLPVEPWDVPLDAIVSDARLVRP; encoded by the coding sequence ATGCCGACATCCGCCGCACCCCTTTCTCTCGAGAGCTTCGATGGCTCACGCCGTGAGTTGCGTCGCGAACTGCGCCGCCGCCGCCGCGCCCTGACGCCCGAACAGCGACGACGCGCCAGCGAACACCTGTGCCTCAGGCTGCGCCGCCTGCCCGAAGTGCAGCGTGCCCGCCGCGTGGCGCTCTACCTGCCCAATGACGGCGAGATCGACCCCACCCCCCTGATCGACTGGTTCCGGCACCGTGGCGCCCGGGTTCATCTGCCGGTGCTCAAGCCGCTGTCACGCAATCGCCTGTGGTTCGTGCACTACCATGCCGATACGCCCATGGTCCGCAACCGCTTCGGCATCCCCGAGCCCGAGACCCGTCATGGCGCCCATCGCGCCCGGCGCCTGGCGGCCTGGGCCCTGGACCTGATCCTGCTGCCGCTGGTGGGCTTCGACGACGCCGGCCAGCGCATGGGCATGGGTGGCGGCTTCTACGACCGCACCCTGGCCTTCACCCGTCACCCGGGGCCGCGCCCGCGACTGGTCGGCCTGGCCCATGACTGTCAGCGGGTCGACTCGCTGCCGGTGGAGCCGTGGGACGTGCCGCTGGACGCCATCGTCAGCGACGCTCGGCTGGTACG
- a CDS encoding cell division protein ZapA, translating into MSDATRPTAEITLLGRSYVIACSPEEEPKLERAARYLDRAMTGIHAQNNLLGSERIAIMAALNITHELLETLENQREGERSLDALSERLERALAGTPEPR; encoded by the coding sequence ATGAGCGACGCAACACGGCCGACCGCCGAGATCACCCTGCTGGGACGCAGCTACGTCATCGCCTGCTCCCCCGAGGAAGAGCCCAAGCTGGAGCGTGCGGCCCGCTACCTGGATCGCGCCATGACCGGCATCCACGCCCAGAACAACCTGTTGGGCAGCGAGCGCATCGCCATCATGGCGGCGCTCAATATCACCCATGAGCTGCTCGAGACGCTGGAGAACCAGCGTGAGGGGGAGCGCAGCCTGGACGCCCTGAGCGAGCGCCTGGAACGGGCCCTGGCCGGCACCCCGGAGCCGCGCTGA
- a CDS encoding UPF0149 family protein produces MSLIDERQDFSTIADLFLLHGSMQSPAFLDGQLCARLAMHDIDPAAWLEEVCLVLGVEQPRDEPSAERFLAWRRQTLDALSGGELGYEPLLPDELFSLAERARGLKEWTQGFLEVIEDAGEAPREAWSTALREALEDLQGIAAMPADLEESAENEGDLFALAEHARMAAMLLYTEQHPGRPQVEDAETPTRH; encoded by the coding sequence ATGTCCCTGATCGACGAACGCCAGGACTTTTCCACCATCGCCGACCTCTTCCTGCTCCACGGCAGCATGCAGTCACCGGCCTTCCTCGACGGGCAGCTGTGTGCCCGGCTCGCCATGCACGATATCGACCCCGCTGCCTGGCTGGAGGAGGTGTGCCTGGTGCTGGGCGTCGAGCAGCCGCGTGACGAGCCCTCCGCGGAGCGCTTCCTGGCCTGGCGCCGCCAGACCCTGGATGCGCTCTCCGGCGGCGAGCTCGGTTACGAACCGCTGCTGCCCGATGAGCTCTTCTCGCTGGCCGAGCGTGCCCGGGGCCTGAAGGAGTGGACCCAGGGCTTCCTGGAAGTGATCGAGGATGCCGGCGAGGCGCCCCGGGAGGCATGGTCCACGGCACTGCGCGAGGCGCTGGAGGATCTGCAGGGAATCGCCGCCATGCCCGCCGATCTCGAGGAGAGCGCCGAGAACGAAGGCGACCTCTTTGCCCTGGCCGAGCACGCCCGCATGGCGGCCATGCTGCTCTACACCGAGCAGCATCCCGGCAGGCCCCAGGTCGAGGATGCCGAAACCCCCACCCGCCACTGA
- the pepP gene encoding Xaa-Pro aminopeptidase — protein MLPETLPRPAPIANADYRLRRQALMAALPADSAVLLPGASLVTRSRDSEFPFRQDSDFHYLTGFPEPDALLLLLPGRVEGESVLFCQDRDPTLEAWTGIRLGAEGAVREHGVDQALENAERGERLAALLDGRRTLYLALDSEQALALAEEVRAELVSRVRRGARPPEAFADVAPLLHEARLVKSPAELALLRHAAEISARGHMRAMRASRPGLAEYQLQAELEHEFRWQGGSGPAYASIVGGGANACVLHYIENRAPLKDGDLVLIDAGAEFELYAGDITRTFPVNGRFSDAQRALYAVVLGVQERAVAAVRPGTTLAAIHTEVVRGLTEGLIHLGLLEGEVQARIDDESYRRFYLHSTSHWLGLDVHDVGLYRRDGEPRPLVPGMVLTVEPGLYIPADDDIPEALRGIGIRIEDDVVVTDEGHEVLTASVPKSVEAIEALLAGK, from the coding sequence ATGCTGCCCGAGACCCTGCCTCGCCCAGCGCCGATCGCCAATGCCGACTACCGACTGCGCCGCCAGGCGTTGATGGCCGCCCTGCCCGCCGACAGCGCCGTGCTGCTGCCCGGTGCCTCCCTGGTCACCCGATCGCGGGACAGCGAGTTCCCCTTCCGCCAGGACAGCGACTTCCACTACCTCACCGGCTTCCCCGAGCCCGATGCCCTGCTGCTGCTGCTCCCGGGGCGTGTCGAGGGCGAGAGCGTGCTGTTCTGCCAGGATCGTGACCCGACGCTGGAGGCCTGGACCGGCATCCGGTTGGGCGCCGAAGGAGCCGTCCGTGAGCACGGCGTCGACCAGGCCCTCGAGAACGCCGAGCGCGGCGAGCGCCTCGCGGCCCTGCTCGATGGTCGCCGCACGCTCTACCTGGCGCTGGACAGCGAGCAGGCGCTGGCGCTGGCCGAGGAGGTACGCGCCGAGCTGGTGTCGCGGGTGCGGCGCGGGGCGCGCCCCCCCGAGGCCTTCGCCGATGTGGCACCGCTGCTCCATGAGGCGCGGCTGGTCAAGAGCCCGGCGGAGCTGGCCCTGCTGCGGCATGCCGCGGAGATCTCGGCGCGTGGTCACATGCGCGCCATGCGTGCGTCGCGCCCCGGACTTGCGGAGTACCAGCTGCAGGCGGAGCTGGAGCATGAGTTCCGCTGGCAGGGCGGCAGCGGTCCCGCCTATGCCAGCATCGTCGGTGGCGGCGCCAATGCCTGTGTGCTGCACTACATCGAGAATCGCGCCCCGCTCAAGGACGGTGACCTAGTGCTGATCGATGCCGGGGCCGAGTTCGAGCTGTATGCCGGCGACATCACGCGCACCTTTCCGGTCAATGGCCGTTTCAGCGATGCCCAGCGGGCGCTCTACGCGGTGGTGCTGGGGGTCCAGGAGCGTGCGGTGGCCGCGGTGCGCCCCGGCACCACCCTGGCGGCGATCCACACCGAGGTGGTGCGCGGCCTGACCGAGGGGCTGATCCACCTGGGTCTGCTCGAGGGCGAGGTGCAGGCGCGCATCGATGACGAGAGCTACCGGCGCTTCTACCTGCACTCTACCTCCCACTGGCTGGGGCTGGATGTCCATGACGTGGGGCTCTATCGCCGCGATGGTGAACCCCGGCCGCTGGTCCCGGGCATGGTGCTCACCGTGGAACCGGGGCTCTACATACCCGCCGACGACGACATACCCGAGGCCTTGCGTGGCATCGGCATCCGCATCGAGGACGATGTCGTGGTGACCGACGAGGGACACGAGGTGCTGACCGCCTCCGTCCCGAAATCGGTAGAGGCTATAGAGGCGCTGTTGGCTGGTAAGTGA
- the ubiH gene encoding 2-octaprenyl-6-methoxyphenyl hydroxylase gives MSPGTTSPVTSGTKTVDIAIVGGGLVGASLACALAPLIERHGLSVAVIEASPILDLASAPWQPSFDARASAISLGTALHFTDMGVWPEMAEEAAAIRRIHVSERGHFGATRLDARELSVEALGHVVPNAWMGRVLHRRLTGLPLAWYCPDRVETIEPAEGGYRLALDSGAKLQARLTVLADGGRSGLKERLGIASDAQPYDQVALIASVEMSRPHQGVAWERFTREGPIALLPLRGQAMELVWTHAAGEERRRLSLAEGDFLAELQAAFGDRAGRFRRVGSRHAYPLSLVTARETTRPGLAVLGNAAHALHPVAGQGFNLALRGVMDLVASLEAGLAAGRPVGDAGVLEAFDARRDADRRNVIRFSDGLVRLFGIDSRLLGHARAAGLIGLNLAGPLRRDLARRAMGLER, from the coding sequence ATGAGTCCCGGTACAACATCTCCTGTTACATCGGGTACGAAGACGGTGGATATCGCCATCGTCGGTGGCGGACTGGTGGGGGCCAGCCTGGCCTGTGCACTGGCACCGCTGATCGAGCGGCACGGGCTATCGGTGGCGGTGATCGAGGCGTCGCCCATCCTCGACCTGGCCTCCGCCCCCTGGCAGCCCAGCTTCGATGCCCGGGCCAGCGCGATCTCCCTGGGGACCGCCCTGCACTTCACCGACATGGGGGTGTGGCCGGAGATGGCCGAGGAGGCCGCCGCGATCCGCCGTATCCATGTCAGCGAGCGCGGCCACTTCGGTGCCACCCGCCTCGATGCCCGGGAGCTGAGCGTGGAGGCGCTGGGCCATGTGGTCCCCAATGCCTGGATGGGGCGTGTGTTGCACCGGCGCCTCACGGGGTTGCCGCTGGCCTGGTACTGCCCGGACCGGGTCGAGACGATCGAGCCGGCCGAGGGGGGATATCGCCTGGCGCTCGACTCTGGCGCCAAGCTCCAGGCCCGTCTCACGGTGCTGGCCGATGGCGGGCGCTCGGGGCTCAAGGAGCGCCTGGGCATCGCCAGCGATGCCCAGCCCTATGACCAGGTGGCGCTGATCGCCAGCGTCGAGATGAGCCGCCCCCACCAGGGGGTCGCCTGGGAGCGCTTCACCCGCGAGGGGCCGATCGCCCTGTTGCCGCTGCGCGGGCAGGCCATGGAACTGGTGTGGACCCACGCCGCGGGCGAGGAAAGGCGACGCCTGTCCCTCGCGGAGGGCGACTTCCTGGCCGAGCTGCAGGCCGCCTTCGGTGATCGCGCGGGCCGCTTTCGGCGCGTGGGCAGCCGCCACGCCTACCCGCTGAGTCTGGTCACGGCGCGAGAGACGACCCGGCCGGGGCTTGCCGTGCTGGGCAATGCCGCCCATGCCCTGCACCCGGTGGCCGGCCAGGGTTTCAACCTGGCGCTACGCGGGGTCATGGACCTGGTGGCCTCGCTGGAGGCGGGACTGGCGGCGGGACGACCGGTCGGTGATGCCGGGGTGCTCGAGGCATTCGATGCCCGGCGCGACGCCGACCGTCGCAACGTGATCCGCTTCAGCGACGGCCTGGTGAGACTGTTCGGCATCGACAGCCGGCTGCTCGGCCATGCACGAGCCGCCGGGCTGATCGGCCTCAACCTGGCCGGCCCACTGCGACGTGACCTGGCCAGGCGCGCCATGGGGTTGGAAAGGTGA